A region of the Thalassoroseus pseudoceratinae genome:
AACGTTCTTGCCTTGTTGACGAGTGTTCCAACAGTTGAGGTCTCCGTCACAACTCAGCGTATACAGAAGACCGGTTTGGGGATCGTACTCGGGTGTAGCGGTCGGGCCGGAATACAAACCCTGATCGCCGGTGGCGAGCCGTCCAAACCGTGGGCAGTCATAGTTCACCGACCAGCGTTCTTTTCCTGTGTTCGCATCGCGACAGGTCAGCACGTCTTGTCCACGTTTCCAGCCCATCACGAAGACGTCGTTGCCGACCACCAACGGAGAACTGGCTCCTTCACCAACATTGATTGACCAAGCCGGCTTCTTCGATAGCCAATGGTTGCCGTCCCATCCGGAAGGCTCATCGATGATGTCATTTCGATTCGGTCCCCGCCAATGTGGCCAATCTTCTGCCACCAACTCACAGGTGAAGATCAAAAGACCGCCGATTCCCAGGAAAATCCACTTCATGACGATGCTTTCGGTAAGCGGTTTAACAACTTTTGACCTTTGCGACGCCAACGGCTTTGTTTGCGGGCGATGGCTTTGGGACTTCCGTCGATGTCGATGAACATCGCTTCCACGTACTGGCGTGCGACTGCGGGCGACCCGGTGTCGGCGTGCATCTCCGCCAGCAAATACATAGCTTCGGGGTGTCGCCAACGATTGATATGCTGCTTAAGATGGGCCGTCGCCGCGTCGGTGTCCTTCATCAAATATAGGCACTTCCCATAAGCGAGACTGACATCCCCGAACTTGTAGCCAAAGTCCATTTCTAGCATATATTTGAGGTGGTTCTTCGCGGAGGGATATTCCTCGAGTTCAATTTCTGCCAACGAGATCCCCCATAACGCGGGCAAGTTGTCCGGTTCTCGCTCAAGAGCTTTGGCGTATGCATCTCGGGCATCCGCATACCGTCCGTGTTGCCGGAGCACTTCTCCATACTCGACATGCTGGTGGGGATTGCCAATTTGTTCGGCGGCGATCCGCTTCTGCTCGATCTCCCGTTTGCCGCCAAACTGTTTCAAGAGGCCGGATGGGATCTGCCGTCGCGAAAAGAGAACCCGAGCGAATACATACACAAGAGTTGCTGGTGGAATGATTAGCATGGTAAAGAACCAAAACTCACGGTCCGGTTCGCAGAAATAGCAGTGGACCAACATACTGATCCAGAACATAAC
Encoded here:
- a CDS encoding tetratricopeptide repeat protein is translated as MFSVIDFPAASGVWILVSLAVMFWISMLVHCYFCEPDREFWFFTMLIIPPATLVYVFARVLFSRRQIPSGLLKQFGGKREIEQKRIAAEQIGNPHQHVEYGEVLRQHGRYADARDAYAKALEREPDNLPALWGISLAEIELEEYPSAKNHLKYMLEMDFGYKFGDVSLAYGKCLYLMKDTDAATAHLKQHINRWRHPEAMYLLAEMHADTGSPAVARQYVEAMFIDIDGSPKAIARKQSRWRRKGQKLLNRLPKASS